The following are encoded in a window of Brevibacillus sp. DP1.3A genomic DNA:
- a CDS encoding transporter produces MTYLSFREYMVGAAKIGIGLGVVSILARWVTGNTIFGSPEALVKYGIFGGIGFALMGAFALSMFGLLGRKVRRELSEGMTIGDYMRDKLHPFGYWLMIIILLITTIEAMFVQGMAGGVLLNILFGLPIPLGLLCFFGFCVLFAGIGGIRSIHRFAIVQIVITFAAIILIPVYFFVGKGVEHVYNGLRLYHPYLLVLNNNEGLFFIITGLLIGFGQVFVDQASWQRLYMMEEKKIVPTFLVSGLIFATVPLAFSSLIIIVLFTGGFDDIYSLLFDLVRKIDTMILLVLFVLCAFGAIMSAFGAGLHSMISLMVNNVYQLFRPDSSERQKIRLGYILAIAIGALSYGLTIYFQPTLLDLLFFFGIIYASLFLPVVVIVLTKGKAPTFILISAVMGFVAGYSSRMYVDPMMAIWIASLCTALVLTAYLSMTWLWKRYIRTPDHTR; encoded by the coding sequence TTGACCTACTTATCGTTTCGCGAATACATGGTAGGTGCAGCAAAGATCGGCATTGGGCTTGGGGTCGTCTCGATCCTCGCCCGCTGGGTGACCGGAAACACGATCTTCGGTTCACCGGAAGCACTCGTCAAATACGGGATATTTGGCGGGATCGGCTTCGCTTTGATGGGAGCATTTGCCCTCAGTATGTTTGGACTGCTTGGGCGTAAGGTCCGCCGTGAGTTATCAGAAGGGATGACCATCGGGGATTACATGCGGGACAAGCTGCATCCTTTTGGTTACTGGTTGATGATCATCATCCTTTTGATTACCACGATTGAAGCGATGTTCGTCCAGGGAATGGCTGGGGGCGTATTGCTGAACATCTTGTTTGGCTTACCGATCCCGCTCGGCTTGCTCTGTTTTTTTGGATTTTGTGTGCTGTTTGCAGGCATCGGAGGTATCCGCTCGATCCATCGTTTTGCCATCGTGCAAATTGTCATTACGTTTGCGGCCATCATCCTGATTCCCGTCTACTTTTTCGTTGGAAAAGGGGTCGAGCACGTCTATAACGGACTGCGCCTTTACCATCCTTACCTTCTGGTGCTCAACAACAACGAGGGTCTTTTTTTTATCATTACCGGGCTGTTAATTGGGTTTGGTCAAGTGTTTGTCGATCAGGCATCGTGGCAGCGGCTCTATATGATGGAAGAGAAAAAGATCGTCCCTACCTTTCTGGTGTCCGGACTCATTTTTGCCACCGTACCACTGGCGTTTTCCTCGCTGATCATCATCGTTCTTTTTACGGGCGGCTTTGATGATATTTACTCGCTGTTGTTTGATCTCGTACGCAAGATTGACACGATGATATTGCTTGTATTATTTGTCCTCTGTGCCTTTGGTGCGATCATGTCCGCTTTTGGTGCAGGTCTTCATTCTATGATCAGTCTGATGGTCAACAACGTCTATCAACTGTTCCGCCCAGACTCTTCTGAACGGCAAAAAATCCGTTTGGGCTACATCCTTGCCATTGCCATCGGCGCGCTTTCGTATGGTTTGACGATCTACTTTCAGCCGACCTTGCTGGATTTGCTGTTCTTCTTTGGCATTATTTATGCCTCGCTGTTTTTGCCTGTCGTCGTCATCGTGTTGACGAAGGGGAAGGCACCTACTTTCATTTTGATCAGCGCAGTAATGGGATTCGTCGCAGGCTATAGCAGCCGGATGTACGTCGATCCGATGATGGCAATCTGGATTGCCTCCTTATGTACAGCTCTGGTCTTAACGGCCTACTTGTCCATGACCTGGCTATGGAAACGGTACATCCGAACGCCGGATCACACTCGCTGA
- a CDS encoding AraC family transcriptional regulator, protein MNVLLVDDEPLELDQLEYLIQPMFPLWKFYKAADGSQAMAISQKVPLHLAFLDINLPGKSGLVLGEELRAQHKDIELIIVTAYQDFHYAKQSIRLGVVDYITKPVIESELVDILKKYQKSPALSAYTRIISDAMNIIHQKFAEKLNLADLAAEVHINPTYLSRRFHEEVGVSFSEYLMQYRIQMSKKFLIAHPDWSISTVAERTGFNSQHYFSTIFRKVVGKTPKEYRDKGNVS, encoded by the coding sequence ATGAACGTACTACTCGTGGATGACGAACCGTTGGAGCTGGACCAACTCGAGTATTTGATTCAGCCCATGTTCCCCTTGTGGAAATTCTACAAGGCCGCAGATGGCAGTCAAGCCATGGCGATCAGCCAGAAGGTTCCTCTTCATCTCGCCTTTCTGGACATTAATCTTCCGGGGAAATCCGGGCTGGTGCTTGGCGAAGAGCTGAGAGCCCAGCACAAAGACATCGAGCTCATCATTGTCACGGCTTATCAAGATTTCCATTATGCCAAGCAATCGATCCGTCTCGGTGTCGTGGATTACATCACGAAGCCCGTCATTGAGAGCGAGCTGGTCGACATTCTGAAAAAATATCAGAAGAGCCCTGCCCTCTCCGCTTACACCCGAATTATTTCCGATGCGATGAACATCATTCATCAAAAATTCGCGGAGAAGCTGAATTTGGCTGATCTTGCCGCAGAAGTCCATATCAATCCTACCTATTTGAGCCGCCGTTTTCATGAAGAAGTAGGCGTCTCATTCTCTGAGTATTTAATGCAGTACCGCATTCAAATGTCGAAGAAGTTCCTGATCGCTCATCCTGATTGGAGCATATCGACGGTTGCCGAGCGAACTGGCTTCAACAGCCAACACTATTTCAGCACCATTTTTCGCAAGGTAGTGGGGAAAACCCCGAAAGAATACCGGGACAAGGGGAATGTATCTTGA